TACCACCTCCAGAAGCCGGTCGGCGGGCGCGGCGTGCTGCTGGGCGGCGTGCCCGGCGTGCAGCCGGGGCATGTGCTGATCGTCGGCGGCGGCGTGGTCGGCACCAACGCCGCGAAGATGGCGATGGGCCTGGGGGCCAAGGTGACCGTGCTGGACGTGTCGCACCGCCGCCTGACCTACCTCGACGACGTGTTCTTCGGCAGACTCACCACGATGATGAGCAGCGAGGCGAACATCCGCGCGCTGCTGCCGGACACCGACCTCCTGATTGGCGCGGTGCTGATTCCCGGCGCGAAGGCCCCGCACCTCGTCACGCGCGACATGCTGCCGCTGATGCAGGAAGGCAGCGTCATCGTGGACGTGGCGGTGGACCAGGGCGGCTGCGTGGAGACGATCCACCCGACCACGCACGACGACCCGACCTACGTGGTGGACGGCGTCATTCACTACGGCGTGGCGAACATGCCCGGCGCCGTGCCGCGCACCAGCACCTTCGCCCTCACGAACGCCACCTTCCCCTATGTGCTGCTGCTGGCCGACCAGGGCCTCGCGGCCTTGCAGCGCAACCCGGCGCTGATGCTGGGCCTGAACACCTACGGGGGCCAGTTGACGTACCAGGGCGTCGCGGACGCATTCGGGATGTCGTCGGTGGAGGCCGAAACGGCGCTGGCGTAAGCGGAAGGCCAGGGGGAGCGGCGGGTGCGGAGGGAGGCCCGCCGCCTGCCTTTGTCCCTTTGGCCCGCCTCACGAGGCGTACCCTACCCCCATGCTCTCCCGCCCCTCTCGCCTGACCCCGGCGGCCCGCGACCCGAACACCCCGCGCCCCAGGCGCGACCCCCGGCAACTCGCGCGGCTGCTGGCCTACGC
The window above is part of the Deinococcus metallilatus genome. Proteins encoded here:
- the ald gene encoding alanine dehydrogenase, which translates into the protein MKIGLPKEIKVKENRVALTPGGVGTLIRRGHTVTVERGAGVGSGIQDSEYEAAGASMGTAADAWAAEMVVKVKEPIASEYQYLRPDLLLFTYLHLAADRPLTEALLNAGTTAVAYETVQLEDGSLPLLTPMSEVAGRLSVQAGAYHLQKPVGGRGVLLGGVPGVQPGHVLIVGGGVVGTNAAKMAMGLGAKVTVLDVSHRRLTYLDDVFFGRLTTMMSSEANIRALLPDTDLLIGAVLIPGAKAPHLVTRDMLPLMQEGSVIVDVAVDQGGCVETIHPTTHDDPTYVVDGVIHYGVANMPGAVPRTSTFALTNATFPYVLLLADQGLAALQRNPALMLGLNTYGGQLTYQGVADAFGMSSVEAETALA